The Geothermobacter hydrogeniphilus genome contains the following window.
CTGCTCATCTTTGGCCATGACGGTGGACTGTTGCTCGACACCCGGCCGGGGAACAATGGCTCACATGGAGAAAACCATTACAGGTTCCTGACCTCCAGGGGCTGGAATCCGGCGGGGACGACCGAATTCGAAACCAGCAACCCGGACGACAACGAGGTTTTTCTCGTCCGGCCTTTTCCATCCTGGAAATGGCAGGTTGTGTTCGCCTTTAAAAACCAACTCCTTGAAACGGGAAAAAGGCAACTGCTCCACATCAGCATCGGCATCACCGCCGCGGCAACCCTGCTGCTGATCATCATCCTGACGATTCTCACCCGCAAAACCCTGATCAGGCCGATCAAGAAGCTGCGAAGCCGGGCCGGCCAGATCGCCCGGGGCGACTTCAACCACCCCGCCCCCCTCGACAGTCGGGACGAACTGGGCGAACTTGCGGCCAGCATGGAACAGATGGCGGCCCAGCTCGACGCGCAGCACCGGCAATTGAACCGGGAGCTGCAACTGCGGCGGAGTGCCGAGGAAGACCTGCGGCGGCTGACGGTCGAGCTTGAGCAGCGGGTCCAGGAACGCACCGCGGCGCTGCAGCGATCAAACCAGGACCTGGAACAGTTCGCCTATGTCGCCTCCCACGATCTGCAGGAGCCGCTGCGGATTATCACCGGTTATGTCCAGCTGCTGCAGCGGCGCTACCAGGGGCAACTGGACGCGGATGCCGATGAATTCATCCACTTCGCCGTCGACGCGGCGAACCGCATGAAACAGTTGATCAACGACCTGCTCGACTATTCGAGAATCGATCGCAAGGGCGACCCTTTCGTCGAAGTCGACCTCA
Protein-coding sequences here:
- a CDS encoding ATP-binding protein, whose protein sequence is MRLSHKSFLAIMPLVLLIIGALSFLQLQLSTHSLNQQALRGMHSLLDLFFQQHLAPLQRQYPNSGTAGQEQALQAAADFPLPEGGHLLIFGHDGGLLLDTRPGNNGSHGENHYRFLTSRGWNPAGTTEFETSNPDDNEVFLVRPFPSWKWQVVFAFKNQLLETGKRQLLHISIGITAAATLLLIIILTILTRKTLIRPIKKLRSRAGQIARGDFNHPAPLDSRDELGELAASMEQMAAQLDAQHRQLNRELQLRRSAEEDLRRLTVELEQRVQERTAALQRSNQDLEQFAYVASHDLQEPLRIITGYVQLLQRRYQGQLDADADEFIHFAVDAANRMKQLINDLLDYSRIDRKGDPFVEVDLNRVLDRALKNLELTIEENGARIESERLPGLVADPGQMERLLQNLIGNAIKFHGQNPPVIKVFSQREKDAWRITIEDNGIGIDALYRERIFQVFQRLHGLAEYPGTGIGLAMCKKITERHGGHIGVDSEPGKGACFWFVIPDRRTP